Genomic segment of Streptomyces sp. NA02950:
TGGCCTGCTCCAGCGGTGTGAGTGCGAGACGGCCCTCGTCGGCGTTCTCGATGAGCGCGTCGATGTAGTCCTCGCCCGCCTCGCGCAGGGCGGGGTCCACGATGTAGACGGGGACTTCGGTGTGATTGAGCTGCTTGGCCGTGCCGAGCCGACGGTCTCCCTGGAGGACCTTGTACAGGTCGTCCTTGCCGCCCAGGGGCACGACGGTGAGCGGAACCCTGATGCCGTTGGCCTGGATGGAGTCGATCAGCCAGTCATCGAGCCGGATGTCTTCCCGGGCGCCGTTGGGCACCAGCTGGTCGATGGGGAGGGTGGTCCTGGTGACTGTGGGGGCTGTCGTGGTGCTCACGATCGCTCCTTGCGATTGATGGGCTGGATGGGTCGGTCAGGGAAGGGTTGCCGCCCAAACCCCTTATCGACATAGATAACTATACGCTCTTGGGTGGGGTGTGGTCAAATCAGTCGCACAGCTCGTGAAGGAGAGAGCGGAACGCGGCCTCGCTCGCGCACCCCTCATACAAGTAGGCGAGTTGGGCCGACCGCCCTTCCATATTGATCTTGCTGGCGATGACGTCAGCGTCGGCGTGCACCGCCCGGTGGGCTCGATCGTCGCTCACCTCCGGGTACGCGCCGCTGTTGTAGGAGTCGGCGGCCACTTCGTGCGCGGCTGCGCAGACTGCCGCGTCCAAGGCGGCGTCCGTGATGCCGACTTCGGCCGCGATGGCCAGCAGCCGCACGGGGGCACCCGGCGGCGCGGTGGCCACATCTCCGGAGTAGGGCGTGTGGTCCAGGCCGGGACGGGCGGGGCGCTGGAAGTAGGTCCCCCGGTTGGTGGCTCCGTGGGAGGTCCACCCCTCTTTTGCCAGGTCCCGGGCCAGACGGCGGGCGGCGTTGAACCACTCCATGCCCTGCCCTTCCTGCCACTCGTACATGCCGCTCCCGGGCGCCATGTCGTTTCCGCCCACGATGGGCGCGATCAGCAGTTCATGGGGGCCGAGGGCCGACGGGCGCATGCGGAAGGTCTCACCATCGCGCCATCCTCGCTCGGCCAGGACCGCGGCGGCCGCCGCGAAGGTCTCCGGTGACGTCTTGGGGCTGAGGTCGTACTGGCATTGTCCGCGGGGGCGGGGCCGGCGGGATCGTGTCACGGGGGTGCCTCCATGGCTGGGCGGGTTGGGGGCCGGTCCGGGTTACCGCCCGGACCGGCCGAAGGAGAATGGGGGAGCGTTACGCGGTGTGCGGCGCGATGGCGGTGACTGCGATGTTGTCGGTGCTCCTCCGGGAGCGGGCGGCGTCGACCAGTGCACGGGTCATGTGGCGCGGCCGGACCGGGGCCGTGACGATCCGCTCGATGACTTCGTGCGGTACGACCTTGGAGATCCCGTCTGTGCACAGCAGGACGAGTTCAACCGGGCCGGGTACGCGCACGGAGGCGATCTCATCGTCGCGGAGCACCGTGCGCGTGACGACGTGGTCAAAGGTGGGGGCCAGCGTTGCCCAGTAGGGGTCTTGCCAGTTCCTCATCTTCTGGCCTTCGGTGTGGTCCTCGGTGACCTGGCGCAGCTGCCCGTGCTGGACGACGTAGGCGCGGCAGTCGCCGACCCAGGCGAAATCCCATCCGCCGCTGGTGGGCATGGGGACCGCGGTGACCATGACGCAATCGCCTTCCTGCCCGCTGGGACACCCCCGGTAGAAGTCCTGGAGTTCGCTGCGGGCGGCTGCCAAGCCGTAGGCGGCGCCGCCGGAAGCTGCCGCGAAGGGGGCGAGGTCGGCGGCCGTGGCGGCCGCGTCGGCGGGCTCGAAGTCGTCACCGATCCCGTCGGCGACAGCCCATGCCCGGTACTCAAAGTCGTGAGCGGCATCGGCCATGTACAACCGCGGGCCTTGGTCGGTGCGGGTGGAGGAGGTCCATAGGGGGGCGATCATCTCGGGC
This window contains:
- a CDS encoding PP2C family serine/threonine-protein phosphatase, yielding MIAPLWTSSTRTDQGPRLYMADAAHDFEYRAWAVADGIGDDFEPADAAATAADLAPFAAASGGAAYGLAAARSELQDFYRGCPSGQEGDCVMVTAVPMPTSGGWDFAWVGDCRAYVVQHGQLRQVTEDHTEGQKMRNWQDPYWATLAPTFDHVVTRTVLRDDEIASVRVPGPVELVLLCTDGISKVVPHEVIERIVTAPVRPRHMTRALVDAARSRRSTDNIAVTAIAPHTA